TCGCAAAAAGACGAACGGCTGGAAGGAAAGAAGCTGCTCATTGTTCGGCCCATCAATCTTGACGGATCGGACACAAGCGGCTATGTGGTCGCCGTTGATACTGTCGGCGCAGGATTTCATGAGCGCGTGCTGGTGGTGGCGGGTTCCAGCGCGCGGCTGGCGCAGAACATGAAAGACGCCCCAGTGGATGCCGCCGTAGTTGGGGTGATAGATACGGTCGATATCATGGCTCCCGAGAATTGAAATGCAACTGGCGCGCGTCATTGGAACCGTTGTTGCCACCGTCAAGAACGACTCGCTGCGTAATCGCAAGCTCATGGTCGTTCAATCCCTCAACAAAGATTTAAAGCCGCAGGGCAAACCAATGGTTGCGGTTGACGCGGCGGGCGCGGGTGTGGGCGAGCTGGTCTTCTGGTGTCGCGGAAAGGAAGCGAGCTTTCCGTTCAAGCGCGAAGACACGCCGACCGACTGCACCATAATCGCGATTGTGGATTCGGATAGTCATGTGTGTTGTGGTTAGTCAGTGGTCAGTAGTCCGTCGTCAGTTGTTCTTTTTTGCAACTGACAACTGACAACTGACAATGGACGTTTTTGAAGAATGATCATCGCCAAAGTTTTAGGCAACGTCGTCGCGACGCAAAAGAATCACCGCTACGAAAACGCGCGGGTGATGATGTGCGAACAGATGACGCCCGAAGGCGAGCTGACTGGTCATACAATATTGGCGCTCGACTCAGTCGATGCCGGCGTGGGCGACACGGTCCTGGTGGTTCAGGAAGGCTGGAGTGCTTCAACGGCTGCGACGGGGAAAGCCGGCGCCGCGATCGATTCAGCAATTGTAGGTGTGGTTGATTACATCGATTTATTAAAAGATTAATGTCCACAGAAGACGATCGAGTAAGACTGATTGCTGAGCGGGTGGCGCGGCGGGTAGCGTCAGGCGATGCGGGCAGTGCGCAACGGAACCAGCACGAAAACGGATCTTTCGGGCCGGAAACCGGTCTGAGTGACCCTCCCCAACCATCACGAGCCCGCGTGATCGACTTCATTTCTTCCGGACCGCCGGTGCGATCGAAGTCGTCGGTCGCTCCTGCAGCTTCAGTTGTGCAGCCTTCCCCAGATTCGGCGAAAAAGTCATCGGAGTTTTTCCAGTTTATCCCCGCGACGCAATCACCCTGGCTCGGTCGACTGTCGGCCATGCTCGGTCAGGACAATCCGCAATCCGCAATCCTAAATCCCCCAGCCGTAGATCATCCCAGCCAGGAACGCTTCGGCATCGAAGAAGCGACGGTCGCTGAATTAGTTGAGTTCTTTGAGAAAGAGAAGAAGTGCTCAGTCGATCCAAGCGGCAAGCCTTGCGACCACTGCGCGATGTGCAACACGCGCGGGTTTTAGCGCGCAGATCCATCGCGATCAGTATATTTGCTAAACGCAATATTTCATATTGACAGGCGATGTACGGCGCTGTATGGTACGGCACCCTCGCGCCTACACAGCCGATTACCTGCATCTGCAGACTACCTTAGGAGGGCTTGGTATGAAACCGTTTAGCAAAGCCAGACTCTTGCTGTACGTTGCGTTGTTGGGAGCGATGATTTTTTCGGGCATCCAATTGGGACGACCTACTCCCGTAGGTGCAGTTGCATGCTGTTCTTTTGGGGAGGACTGCACGATAAGAACTAAGACGGGCGGCACCCAGCAGTGTTGTTACCCTGGCATCAACCAGGCACCATGCTCGCAAAACAAACCCAACTACTGTAAGGATTCGTGCGACTGACATCAAGGACCCGGTGGATCAGCGGAGCGTTGGTGTCAGATGAATCAACGAGTCGAAGACTTCGCTTCAGGCAGCACCGAAACACCCGATGCCGGCCCAACTACCATGCGTGACCGGCTTAAGGTGCTTACTAACAAAGTCACGTCGAGGGGGGCCCACACCGCCTTCTTAACGTTGCTTTTGGTGTTGTCTGTCTTTTTGAACGTAAGCCTCGCGCTTACGGTCCGCAGTCTTAGACATACAGTCGCGCTGCTTCGAGATCCAAAAAAGGTCCGTCTAAATGATATGGCCTCGCCGCTTG
The sequence above is drawn from the Pyrinomonadaceae bacterium genome and encodes:
- a CDS encoding EutN/CcmL family microcompartment protein codes for the protein MIIARIIGTVVASQKDERLEGKKLLIVRPINLDGSDTSGYVVAVDTVGAGFHERVLVVAGSSARLAQNMKDAPVDAAVVGVIDTVDIMAPEN
- a CDS encoding EutN/CcmL family microcompartment protein, translated to MQLARVIGTVVATVKNDSLRNRKLMVVQSLNKDLKPQGKPMVAVDAAGAGVGELVFWCRGKEASFPFKREDTPTDCTIIAIVDSDSHVCCG
- a CDS encoding EutN/CcmL family microcompartment protein, which encodes MIIAKVLGNVVATQKNHRYENARVMMCEQMTPEGELTGHTILALDSVDAGVGDTVLVVQEGWSASTAATGKAGAAIDSAIVGVVDYIDLLKD